The following coding sequences lie in one Kamptonema formosum PCC 6407 genomic window:
- the psbV2 gene encoding photosystem II cytochrome PsbV2 — protein MLRHSVLVRYLLGILVSGLLLLSAVQPARADALDPYVVRYLQAKEPIELELNGQGETRLFSGEDLSAGKRLFGQNCLNCHVGGATLPNPMVSLSLKDLKAATPPRDNVSSLVAFLREPMSYDGSEESYWCREVPESWMPQEQIENLAAFVLRAAQKAPGWGVESFEN, from the coding sequence ATGCTACGCCATAGTGTTTTAGTTCGTTATCTGTTGGGGATTTTAGTAAGTGGGCTGCTGCTATTAAGTGCTGTCCAACCTGCCCGAGCTGATGCTTTAGATCCCTATGTGGTTCGGTATTTGCAAGCCAAAGAACCTATTGAGCTAGAGCTAAACGGTCAGGGAGAAACTCGCTTGTTTTCTGGTGAGGATTTATCGGCGGGCAAACGCCTGTTTGGGCAAAACTGCCTGAACTGTCACGTAGGGGGAGCGACACTACCCAATCCAATGGTATCTCTGTCTTTGAAAGACCTCAAAGCTGCAACGCCTCCCCGTGACAATGTTAGCAGCTTGGTGGCTTTTTTGAGAGAGCCGATGAGTTACGACGGCAGCGAGGAAAGCTATTGGTGCCGAGAGGTACCGGAAAGTTGGATGCCACAGGAGCAAATAGAAAATTTGGCTGCTTTTGTACTCAGAGCCGCTCAAAAGGCTCCGGGATGGGGCGTGGAGAGTTTTGAGAATTGA
- a CDS encoding XisI protein has translation MANVELYRQHIQNLLSQHASLVWDERIQAETIFDTDRDRYQLVYVGWRNQERIYGPVLHLDIIDNKIWIQQDGTEVGIANELVELGVPKQDIILGFDPPNMREFSEFAIG, from the coding sequence ATGGCAAATGTAGAACTTTATAGGCAGCACATCCAAAATCTTCTCTCCCAACACGCCAGTCTGGTTTGGGATGAGCGAATTCAGGCTGAAACTATCTTTGATACCGACCGCGATCGTTATCAATTAGTCTATGTAGGCTGGCGCAATCAGGAGCGAATTTATGGCCCGGTTTTGCACCTAGATATTATCGACAATAAAATTTGGATTCAGCAGGATGGAACCGAGGTGGGTATTGCCAATGAACTCGTAGAATTAGGAGTTCCTAAACAAGACATTATACTAGGTTTTGACCCTCCTAATATGCGAGAATTCAGTGAATTTGCCATCGGATAA
- a CDS encoding adenylate/guanylate cyclase domain-containing protein: protein MDNSTKLTNLRINVLAYNPPLAALELKLRSLLSAELYAAAWVDPKPATLINVFDHLRTLRYILNDYVPRPVSESPPKPGEVRYQWQEGTLLFTDLAGFTPLLEANAAYGRSGAEALWNLLHTYFASMIDIISKSGGDLLEFTGDAMLVKFLATKDGNDTATALRAGLRMQRAMANFSQIETPRGVLSLGMRVGIHCGKYIAADIGTPMRMAHVLLGHSVQQAKQAEGAGTVGRVCLTETASSVLADQFRFEPSKPGYLLAVDDLTDAQLGEYDIMPTRRRMPSSVLLDRSVSGLAAEIEEAVKRVESLASYIPRPILTLLVENANKRQIPPDFLMPTVMFVNLIGLPESVDLATPEEAVNLVTSFSRVFSMVDAAVTARGGVLPNVTAHLEGSDILIYFGVPEAHTNDPYRAASAALAIRDIISQLTPPIVGGKQVTVFSQIGLAMGPVFAAEVGESRGRREFNVVGDTVNTAARLMTKAAKNQILISEKVFSAIAPHFDCEDLGAISLKGKAAPMSVFALQKLKVNS from the coding sequence ATGGATAATAGCACAAAACTCACAAATTTACGAATTAACGTATTAGCCTACAATCCTCCCTTAGCCGCCCTCGAACTCAAGCTGCGATCGCTACTTTCTGCTGAGCTATATGCAGCAGCTTGGGTAGACCCAAAACCTGCAACCTTAATCAATGTTTTCGACCACTTGCGGACTCTGCGCTACATCCTGAACGACTATGTACCCCGACCTGTATCTGAATCACCCCCCAAACCGGGCGAAGTTCGCTATCAATGGCAAGAAGGCACTTTACTATTTACCGATCTCGCAGGCTTCACACCCCTGTTAGAAGCCAATGCCGCCTACGGTCGTTCTGGAGCAGAAGCACTTTGGAACTTACTCCACACCTATTTTGCCTCAATGATTGACATCATCAGCAAATCCGGTGGTGACTTATTGGAATTTACCGGAGACGCAATGCTGGTAAAGTTTTTAGCTACTAAAGACGGTAACGATACAGCTACGGCATTGCGGGCGGGACTGCGAATGCAGCGAGCAATGGCAAATTTTAGCCAAATTGAAACGCCGAGGGGCGTTTTATCCCTGGGAATGCGCGTTGGCATTCACTGTGGCAAGTATATCGCTGCGGACATCGGCACGCCGATGCGAATGGCTCACGTATTGCTGGGTCATTCTGTCCAGCAAGCCAAGCAAGCTGAAGGTGCAGGTACTGTGGGAAGAGTATGTTTGACGGAAACTGCAAGTTCTGTTCTAGCAGACCAATTTCGCTTTGAACCTAGCAAACCTGGTTACTTATTAGCCGTAGATGACCTCACCGATGCTCAACTCGGAGAATACGACATCATGCCTACCCGTCGTCGGATGCCAAGTTCTGTTTTGCTAGACAGGAGTGTATCTGGTTTGGCTGCTGAAATTGAAGAGGCTGTGAAGCGGGTAGAATCTCTGGCTAGCTACATTCCTAGACCGATTCTTACCCTACTGGTAGAAAATGCCAATAAGCGACAGATACCGCCTGATTTTCTGATGCCGACGGTGATGTTTGTAAACTTGATCGGTTTGCCAGAGTCAGTTGATTTGGCAACGCCGGAGGAAGCTGTCAATCTTGTCACCAGTTTTTCCCGCGTTTTTTCGATGGTGGATGCTGCTGTGACTGCCAGGGGTGGGGTTTTGCCAAATGTGACTGCTCACTTGGAGGGTTCTGATATTCTGATCTATTTTGGAGTACCGGAAGCTCACACTAACGATCCCTATCGAGCTGCTAGTGCGGCCTTGGCGATCCGAGATATTATTTCACAACTGACACCGCCCATTGTTGGAGGTAAGCAAGTTACAGTGTTTTCTCAGATTGGACTGGCAATGGGCCCTGTGTTTGCCGCTGAGGTTGGGGAATCTCGCGGTCGCCGGGAGTTTAACGTAGTTGGGGATACAGTGAATACGGCAGCGCGATTGATGACTAAGGCGGCTAAAAACCAAATTTTGATCAGCGAGAAGGTGTTTAGTGCGATCGCGCCTCACTTTGACTGCGAAGATTTGGGAGCTATTTCCCTCAAAGGTAAGGCCGCTCCTATGTCAGTCTTCGCCCTTCAAAAGCTCAAGGTTAATAGTTAA
- a CDS encoding prepilin peptidase, with the protein MEILTALPFALIIFVLGASIGSFLNVVVYRLPAKLSVLWPPSRCPQCLHQLRLSENVPVFGWLWLRGRCKHCRSPISARYPIVEAATGLMFLLVFWRFGVTLETLGYWTFFSWLLALSLIDLDTMTLPNALTRSGLVLGLVFQALNGLLPNFNLAVGIDRLVLTGVTGAVVGLWLFDIIALAGSLVFGQTAMGAGDTKLAAMMGAWLGWKYLLLAGFLACTLGAFVGGGAIALGWLGRRQQMPFGPFLALGAVLTALWGEMIISIYLQLFFPNFSL; encoded by the coding sequence ATGGAAATACTCACCGCTCTGCCTTTTGCCTTAATTATATTTGTACTAGGAGCCTCAATTGGCAGTTTCCTCAATGTCGTAGTTTATCGGCTACCAGCAAAATTGTCCGTGCTCTGGCCGCCGTCTCGCTGTCCTCAATGCTTACATCAACTCCGACTCTCCGAAAATGTACCAGTATTCGGCTGGCTGTGGCTGCGGGGGCGGTGTAAGCACTGTCGAAGTCCTATTTCTGCCCGCTATCCAATTGTAGAAGCAGCAACGGGTCTGATGTTTTTGCTAGTTTTCTGGAGGTTCGGGGTAACGCTAGAAACTTTGGGTTACTGGACGTTTTTTAGCTGGCTTTTAGCTTTATCTTTAATTGATTTAGACACCATGACCCTTCCTAATGCCTTAACTCGGTCAGGATTGGTTCTCGGTCTAGTTTTCCAAGCATTAAATGGTTTATTGCCCAACTTTAATCTCGCAGTTGGGATCGATCGTCTAGTATTAACGGGTGTTACCGGTGCAGTTGTTGGTCTTTGGTTGTTTGACATCATTGCCTTAGCAGGTTCCCTTGTCTTTGGGCAAACTGCGATGGGAGCGGGAGATACTAAATTAGCAGCGATGATGGGAGCGTGGTTAGGCTGGAAATATCTACTACTGGCGGGGTTTCTCGCCTGTACTCTGGGGGCATTTGTGGGTGGGGGTGCGATCGCATTGGGCTGGCTTGGTCGCCGCCAACAGATGCCCTTCGGGCCATTTTTGGCTTTGGGCGCAGTATTAACAGCTCTTTGGGGCGAGATGATAATATCTATTTATTTGCAGTTATTTTTCCCTAATTTTAGCCTCTAA
- a CDS encoding ATP-binding protein: MSQLQISVSPLPRRLTSLETWGFGFSGLLLWLGTAPAMHAALGQQAIWVWIPGTIVGVLLNLQVKQLGKYFPDVAGGTPNYTTRLLQQFPSLARYSAIGYLLGWISVPPMNAMILTDLIKQNLDPFGIACPVVLLRVGFAILPFIVAFSGTRTVGILHTFFVFPAVGFLLTFCLQGIGWLSFSPASPGLLPDTWTGISAIDWMKWFFIAVYAVYGCETASSFVADSRQPTATVRCLSVTAGFIPIIYFAGSWVLMRLATAPGLGDNASLNLVAATSPFWGALAPALVAFLITSGCLLSSATAVSNCPRILYQLAIDGYLPSVFSAISRRGVLTPSLIFTLFLSLICLLWGDVTRIVMITGTGYLLSMMAIHFGSWLGRGRPETRWSWWSLGFFGVEAAVLAIGGWAWGWQDLSIGILLPSIVGLLGTGLPRLRFAPFQPVWWVRKYSEPMSNPKTDWVAFQVTILIVLMCGAVTIGWLVRAGLEYRGIGNHLALFSILLMTVAFVGVAIACWTTLPQIAAITESREVLERTLSDLQRTQAQLVQAEKMSSLGQLVAGVAHEINNPVNFIYGNLSHVRQYAHDLLNVIQLYEKHYPIPVPEIQAEVEEVDLEFLQVDLIKTLDSMKIGTDRIRQIVLSLRNFSRMDEAECKTVDIHEGIESTLLILQHRLTARSNRPEIQLIKNYGDLPPIECYPGQLNQVFMNVLANAIDALEEMTAKRTYQESQTKPNQIAIRTAVIDSEWAEIRIADNGPGIPESIQKYIFNPFFTTKPSDKGTGIGMSISYQIITEKHHGKLICFSQPGAGTEFVIQIPIRQGVSS, encoded by the coding sequence ATGAGTCAGCTACAAATTTCTGTTTCTCCGCTGCCTCGGAGATTGACTTCCCTAGAGACGTGGGGGTTTGGGTTTAGCGGGTTGCTTTTGTGGCTGGGCACTGCTCCTGCCATGCACGCTGCCTTGGGACAACAAGCCATTTGGGTCTGGATACCCGGAACCATTGTCGGCGTTTTGCTGAACCTGCAAGTGAAACAATTGGGGAAATACTTCCCTGATGTCGCTGGTGGCACACCGAACTACACTACGCGGTTACTTCAGCAGTTTCCGTCCTTGGCTCGCTACAGTGCGATCGGGTATCTGCTTGGGTGGATCTCCGTGCCGCCTATGAATGCGATGATCTTGACCGATTTGATTAAGCAGAATTTAGACCCCTTTGGGATCGCGTGCCCGGTTGTGCTGCTGAGAGTCGGATTTGCTATTCTGCCGTTTATTGTTGCCTTTAGCGGTACTCGTACTGTGGGGATTTTACACACTTTCTTTGTGTTTCCAGCAGTCGGGTTTCTCCTCACCTTTTGTTTGCAAGGGATTGGCTGGCTAAGCTTCTCGCCCGCCAGTCCTGGGTTGCTACCCGATACTTGGACGGGCATTTCTGCCATTGATTGGATGAAGTGGTTCTTTATCGCTGTCTATGCCGTTTATGGCTGTGAGACTGCTTCTTCGTTTGTGGCAGATAGCCGCCAGCCGACTGCTACTGTACGTTGTCTGAGCGTGACAGCAGGATTCATCCCTATTATCTATTTTGCAGGGTCTTGGGTACTGATGCGGTTAGCGACTGCACCCGGATTAGGAGATAATGCTAGCCTCAATTTGGTTGCTGCCACGTCTCCCTTCTGGGGCGCACTGGCTCCTGCGCTTGTGGCGTTTTTGATTACGTCAGGCTGCCTCCTGAGTTCAGCGACAGCCGTTTCTAATTGTCCTCGGATTCTGTATCAGTTGGCGATCGATGGGTATCTACCCTCTGTATTTTCTGCGATCTCGCGCCGAGGTGTGCTTACGCCGAGTTTGATTTTTACCTTATTCTTGAGTCTAATTTGCTTACTATGGGGCGATGTTACCCGCATTGTCATGATCACGGGAACGGGCTACCTACTGTCAATGATGGCGATCCATTTTGGGTCGTGGTTGGGGCGCGGGCGACCAGAAACCCGGTGGTCTTGGTGGTCGCTGGGTTTTTTTGGTGTTGAGGCTGCCGTTCTAGCGATCGGTGGGTGGGCATGGGGTTGGCAAGATCTATCGATCGGGATATTGCTGCCGTCGATCGTGGGTTTGCTCGGAACCGGGCTCCCGCGTCTGCGGTTTGCGCCGTTCCAGCCTGTTTGGTGGGTGCGAAAGTATTCCGAACCAATGTCTAATCCTAAAACTGATTGGGTGGCCTTTCAGGTCACGATTCTGATTGTGTTGATGTGCGGCGCGGTCACTATTGGCTGGTTAGTCCGGGCCGGACTGGAATATCGTGGCATTGGGAACCATTTGGCGTTATTTAGCATTTTGCTGATGACAGTGGCGTTTGTTGGGGTCGCGATCGCCTGCTGGACGACTCTGCCCCAAATTGCTGCTATTACAGAAAGCCGAGAAGTGCTTGAGCGCACCCTCTCTGATTTACAGCGGACGCAAGCTCAACTGGTGCAAGCAGAAAAAATGTCTAGTTTGGGACAGTTGGTAGCAGGAGTGGCCCACGAAATCAATAACCCTGTCAACTTTATCTATGGCAACTTAAGTCATGTACGGCAGTACGCTCATGACCTGCTGAATGTAATCCAACTTTACGAGAAGCACTATCCCATTCCTGTTCCCGAAATTCAAGCTGAAGTTGAGGAAGTAGATCTGGAATTTTTGCAAGTGGATCTGATCAAAACCCTGGATTCCATGAAAATAGGTACCGATCGCATTCGCCAGATTGTGTTGAGTTTACGCAATTTCTCGCGGATGGATGAAGCTGAGTGCAAAACAGTCGATATCCACGAAGGAATTGAAAGTACGCTGTTGATTTTGCAGCATCGTTTGACTGCACGCTCCAATCGCCCAGAGATTCAGCTAATTAAGAATTACGGCGATTTACCGCCCATCGAATGTTATCCCGGACAGTTGAATCAGGTGTTCATGAATGTTCTGGCGAATGCGATCGATGCTCTAGAGGAAATGACCGCCAAACGAACCTATCAGGAAAGCCAGACAAAGCCGAATCAGATCGCGATTCGCACGGCAGTCATAGATAGTGAATGGGCAGAAATTAGGATCGCTGACAATGGGCCTGGCATACCAGAATCCATTCAAAAATACATTTTTAACCCCTTCTTTACGACTAAGCCGAGCGATAAAGGAACGGGTATAGGAATGTCTATCAGCTACCAAATCATTACCGAAAAACATCACGGTAAATTAATTTGCTTTTCTCAACCCGGTGCGGGAACTGAGTTTGTAATTCAGATTCCAATTCGGCAAGGAGTTAGCAGTTAA
- the petJ gene encoding cytochrome c6 PetJ: MKRILSIVLFAIAIFTLGFGRPALAEGNIANGAKVFAANCAACHIGGGNVVMAQRTLKKEALEKFAMNSLEAITAQVTNGKNAMPKFKGRLSDQQIEDVATYVLSQAEKGWKG, from the coding sequence TTGAAAAGAATCTTATCGATTGTCCTGTTCGCGATCGCAATATTTACCCTCGGTTTTGGTCGCCCTGCATTGGCAGAGGGAAATATCGCTAATGGAGCGAAAGTTTTTGCCGCTAACTGTGCTGCTTGCCATATCGGTGGCGGTAATGTTGTGATGGCTCAAAGAACCTTGAAAAAAGAAGCTTTGGAGAAGTTTGCGATGAACTCTCTAGAAGCCATCACCGCCCAGGTGACAAATGGCAAAAATGCGATGCCAAAATTCAAGGGTCGTTTAAGCGACCAACAAATTGAGGATGTGGCTACCTACGTGCTTTCTCAAGCTGAAAAAGGCTGGAAAGGCTAA
- the accD gene encoding acetyl-CoA carboxylase, carboxyltransferase subunit beta: MSLFDWFADRRKAVPNSEQRPEREIADGLWIKCEACGALTYAKDLRANFMVCLECGHHLRVYSEERIEQLIDANTWKAIDWGLCATDPLKFRDRKQYSDRLRETQEKTGLVDAVQTGLGQLESLPIALAVMDFQFMGGSMGSVVGEKITRLIERATLEGLPAIVVCASGGARMQEGMLSLMQMAKISGALERHREAKLLYIPVLTHPTTGGVTASFAMLGDIIIAEPKATIGFAGRRVIEQTLREKLPENFQTAEYLLAQGFVDAIVPRTQLKKTLAQLIRLHQPQPQISSASSVAESLNPSDPHIIPTHTTSFGRLP, encoded by the coding sequence ATGTCTTTATTTGACTGGTTTGCAGATCGACGAAAAGCAGTGCCAAATTCTGAACAGCGGCCCGAACGCGAAATTGCTGACGGGCTGTGGATTAAATGCGAAGCTTGTGGGGCGCTCACCTATGCCAAAGACCTCCGGGCAAATTTTATGGTGTGCTTAGAGTGCGGCCATCATTTGAGAGTATACAGCGAGGAACGTATCGAGCAGTTGATCGATGCGAATACCTGGAAGGCAATCGATTGGGGATTGTGCGCGACTGACCCGTTAAAGTTTCGCGATCGCAAACAGTATAGCGATCGCCTCCGTGAAACTCAAGAAAAAACTGGCTTAGTAGACGCAGTACAAACGGGACTAGGCCAACTAGAAAGCTTACCCATAGCCCTTGCTGTGATGGACTTCCAATTTATGGGAGGGAGCATGGGTTCAGTAGTAGGAGAAAAAATCACCCGCCTGATCGAACGCGCTACCCTCGAAGGCTTACCGGCGATCGTTGTCTGTGCCTCTGGTGGTGCCAGAATGCAGGAAGGAATGCTGTCGCTGATGCAGATGGCAAAAATTTCTGGAGCCTTAGAACGGCATCGAGAAGCTAAACTGCTCTACATTCCGGTCTTGACTCACCCTACAACTGGCGGCGTGACAGCTAGCTTTGCTATGCTCGGCGACATTATTATTGCAGAACCAAAAGCAACAATTGGCTTTGCCGGTCGCCGGGTAATCGAGCAAACTCTGCGGGAAAAGCTGCCCGAAAATTTCCAAACTGCTGAGTATTTACTGGCTCAGGGCTTTGTAGATGCGATCGTACCTCGCACCCAGTTAAAGAAAACTTTAGCTCAGCTAATTCGACTTCACCAACCCCAACCGCAAATCAGTTCCGCTTCTAGCGTGGCAGAAAGCTTGAATCCGAGCGATCCCCACATTATACCCACACATACCACTAGCTTCGGGCGATTGCCCTAA
- a CDS encoding transposase — MNIIESILQQMSGVSQAQKKFIMTLLSTIVLVYGKVNFTNLGRYSPATEKTYRRHFLKKFDWEQFSKYFIKKALNPERTIIAVIDCSFLRKSGKHTEGKGYFYNGIAGKAEQGLEISVISVVEIETHISYSLSVQQTLSRPTTEPPKNSLIFTRKRNLKKRSKKQVSETLTPDITRVDDYAKHLKNTRSLLPESVRYLVADGYYYRAKFWDAVRESDLNLISRLRVDANLNYLYTGARNKFGAPRKYDGKVDCNNLKNLTFVKEIKPGVKLYSLLVWSCCLKCKIRLACISELQANGKTKNVLLFSTDINLKAEQILEYYQARFQIEFIFRDAKQFTGLSDCQSVNSQRLDFHFNASLAALNLAKYEASNRHLSAHPFVFSMASYKRLEFNRHLLYTFISKLDLDKDLILNHPNLPSVLSYGTLAA; from the coding sequence ATGAACATTATTGAATCCATCTTACAACAAATGTCCGGGGTGAGTCAAGCCCAAAAAAAGTTTATAATGACTTTACTTTCCACAATCGTGCTGGTTTATGGCAAAGTGAACTTCACCAATCTGGGCCGCTATAGTCCTGCCACTGAAAAAACTTATCGGCGGCATTTTTTAAAAAAGTTTGACTGGGAGCAATTCTCTAAATATTTTATTAAAAAAGCCTTGAATCCTGAACGCACAATTATTGCCGTTATTGATTGTTCTTTTTTGAGAAAAAGTGGTAAACATACTGAGGGAAAAGGTTATTTTTATAATGGTATTGCGGGAAAAGCTGAACAAGGATTAGAAATTTCTGTGATTTCTGTTGTCGAAATTGAAACTCATATTTCCTATAGTTTAAGCGTGCAACAAACTCTTTCGCGTCCGACCACAGAACCACCGAAAAACTCCCTAATTTTTACTCGGAAAAGAAACTTAAAAAAACGGAGTAAAAAACAGGTATCTGAAACCTTAACACCTGATATAACAAGAGTTGACGACTATGCAAAGCATTTAAAAAATACTCGTTCTTTGTTGCCAGAATCTGTACGTTATTTGGTGGCTGATGGCTATTATTACCGCGCTAAATTTTGGGATGCTGTTCGGGAGTCAGATCTCAATTTGATTAGTAGATTAAGGGTTGATGCCAACCTGAATTACCTCTATACCGGAGCAAGGAATAAATTCGGCGCTCCTCGTAAATATGATGGTAAAGTTGACTGCAATAATTTGAAAAATCTAACTTTCGTCAAAGAAATTAAGCCAGGAGTTAAGCTTTATTCATTATTAGTATGGAGTTGTTGCTTAAAATGCAAAATCCGTTTGGCTTGTATATCTGAGCTTCAAGCTAACGGTAAAACCAAAAATGTTTTATTGTTTAGTACCGATATCAATCTCAAGGCTGAGCAAATACTTGAGTATTATCAAGCTCGTTTTCAAATTGAATTCATTTTTCGGGATGCCAAACAATTTACTGGTTTGTCCGATTGTCAATCTGTGAATAGCCAACGGCTTGATTTTCATTTTAATGCCAGCCTAGCGGCCTTAAATTTAGCCAAATATGAAGCCTCTAATCGCCACTTGTCTGCCCATCCATTCGTGTTTTCAATGGCCTCCTATAAACGCCTGGAATTCAATCGGCATCTACTTTATACATTTATTAGCAAGTTAGATTTAGACAAGGACTTGATTTTAAATCATCCTAACCTCCCCTCAGTCTTGTCTTATGGTACTCTGGCTGCTTAA
- a CDS encoding XisH family protein — protein sequence MPAKDAFHEVVKTALQKDGWQITHDPYTLQAGTLELYIDLGAEKVVAAQKDGQKIAVEIKSFIGPSKISEFYTALGQFISYRAALQQQEADRILYLAIPSNVYHSFFTMGFIHSLVKQNKIYLIIYNIEREAIAQWQM from the coding sequence ATGCCTGCTAAAGATGCCTTTCACGAAGTTGTTAAAACCGCTCTCCAGAAAGATGGATGGCAGATTACTCACGATCCATACACTTTACAAGCTGGAACTCTAGAGCTTTACATTGACTTGGGGGCTGAAAAGGTGGTTGCGGCCCAAAAAGACGGACAGAAAATCGCCGTTGAAATCAAAAGCTTTATTGGCCCATCCAAAATATCCGAGTTTTACACAGCTTTAGGACAATTCATTAGTTATAGAGCAGCTTTACAACAACAAGAAGCAGACCGCATTTTATATCTGGCAATACCCAGCAATGTCTACCATAGTTTTTTCACAATGGGCTTTATTCACTCTTTAGTTAAACAAAATAAAATTTATTTAATTATTTACAATATAGAGCGGGAGGCAATCGCACAATGGCAAATGTAG
- a CDS encoding MinD/ParA family ATP-binding protein: protein MSKVVSIHSYRGGTGKSNTTANLASTVARYGKRVGIVDTDIQSPGIHVLFGFSEDNMKRSLNDYLWGRCPIAETAYDVSSVLPKTAAKDSTLYLIPSSVKAGEIARVLREGYDVGLLNDGFQELIEDLKLDYLFIDTHPGLNEETLLSITISDILVLILRPDQQDFQGTAVTVDVARKLEVPKMLLVINKALISLDFDDLKKQVEATYKVPVAGVLPHSDEMMLLASKGVFTLNYPDHPLTKIVEGVAKEILNS from the coding sequence ATGTCTAAAGTAGTATCTATCCACTCCTACCGGGGTGGAACTGGCAAATCGAACACAACAGCAAACCTAGCTAGTACCGTCGCTCGTTACGGAAAGCGAGTTGGCATCGTTGACACAGATATTCAATCACCAGGGATTCACGTTCTTTTTGGTTTCAGCGAGGACAACATGAAACGTTCCCTCAATGATTACCTCTGGGGTCGGTGTCCGATTGCAGAGACGGCCTACGATGTCAGTTCCGTTCTCCCAAAAACGGCAGCAAAAGACAGTACGCTCTATCTGATCCCATCCAGCGTCAAAGCCGGAGAAATTGCGCGAGTGCTGCGAGAGGGATACGATGTAGGTTTGCTTAACGATGGCTTTCAAGAACTAATAGAAGATCTCAAACTGGACTATCTATTTATTGATACCCACCCCGGTCTGAATGAAGAAACCCTTCTTTCTATTACTATCTCTGATATCCTTGTGTTGATTTTACGTCCAGATCAGCAAGATTTCCAGGGTACGGCCGTCACCGTAGACGTAGCGAGAAAATTGGAAGTACCCAAGATGTTATTAGTGATTAACAAAGCACTGATTTCCCTTGATTTCGATGACTTAAAGAAGCAAGTAGAAGCGACCTACAAAGTTCCAGTGGCAGGTGTTCTACCCCACAGCGACGAGATGATGTTACTGGCAAGCAAAGGAGTTTTTACTTTAAACTATCCCGATCATCCGCTAACTAAGATTGTCGAAGGAGTTGCCAAGGAGATACTTAATAGTTAA
- a CDS encoding ribosomal protein L7/L12, producing MNDVEIEPEFDVILSEVPADRILAVIKTIRSITNLPLLEAKNFVN from the coding sequence ATGAATGATGTTGAAATTGAACCTGAATTTGATGTCATTCTATCAGAAGTTCCAGCCGATAGAATACTTGCAGTTATCAAGACAATTAGAAGCATCACAAATCTGCCACTGTTGGAAGCTAAAAATTTTGTGAACTAG
- the psbV gene encoding photosystem II cytochrome c-550, translating to MLKRYFIAVVTVFLTFQIFVGGALAVELSEEVRTVPLNAQGKTVVLSLKQVKEGKRLFNSACAQCHVGGMTKTDPNVNLSPDTLALASPPRTNIETLVEFMKNPKTFDGFTEISELHPSTKSADIFTEMRNLTDDDLYAIAGHILLQPQIIGSQWGGGKGAR from the coding sequence ATGCTTAAAAGATATTTCATTGCTGTTGTCACTGTATTCTTGACATTTCAGATTTTTGTCGGCGGTGCCCTTGCTGTCGAACTCAGCGAAGAGGTTCGCACTGTTCCTCTGAACGCTCAGGGTAAAACTGTGGTGTTGAGCCTCAAACAAGTTAAAGAAGGCAAACGCTTATTTAACTCAGCTTGCGCTCAATGCCATGTGGGGGGTATGACAAAAACTGACCCAAATGTGAATTTGAGTCCTGACACTTTAGCTTTGGCATCCCCACCACGCACTAATATAGAAACGTTGGTGGAGTTCATGAAAAACCCAAAGACGTTTGACGGGTTTACCGAAATTTCTGAGTTGCACCCTAGCACTAAAAGTGCAGATATTTTCACTGAAATGAGAAATCTCACGGATGATGACCTTTATGCGATCGCGGGTCATATTCTATTGCAACCGCAGATTATCGGTTCTCAGTGGGGTGGTGGCAAAGGAGCTCGTTAA